The stretch of DNA CTAACCCCGCCCTGGGAACATGGCTGTTACCGCTGCGTCTGGCCTGATGAGAGTGAACCCGAACGCAACTGCCGCACCTCTGGCGTTATCGGCCCGGTCGTGGGCGTGATGGGTACGCTTCAGGCGCTGGAAGCCATCAAATTGCTTACCGGCATGGTGCCTGCAACCGGCTCTCTTCGCCTCTTTGACGCCCGACAGCACAGCTGGCGCACGCTGGCGATGCAAAAATCGATGACCTGCCCTGTTTGCGGAGGTCGCGATGCGCATTCAGTTTAACGATGAGCCTCTGGAATGTACGGAAGGTATGACGCTCGCCACCCTGCTGGCTCAGCTTGAGCAGGGCAAAGCAGGTGCTGCGCTGGCCGTTAACCAAACCATTATCCCGCGCGAACAGTGGAGCAATTACCTGCTGCGCGAGGGCGACACTATTCTGCTGTTTCAGGCGATTGCCGGGGGCTGACATGTTACAGATTGCCGATAAAACTTTTTCCTCACGCCTGTTCACCGGGACCGGGAAATTCTCTTCCAGCCAGGTGATGATCGACGCGATTCGCACCTCTGGCTCACAGCTGGTCACCATGGCGATGAAGCGCGTGGACCTGCGTGGCCATAACGATGACATTCTTCTGCCGCTTAAACAGGCAGGTGTGCATCTGCTGCCAAATACTTCCGGCGCTAAGACCGCTGAAGAAGCTATTTTTGCCGCCCAGTTGGCACGTGAGGCGCTCGGCACAAACTGGGTGAAGCTGGAAATCCATCCCGACGTTCGCTATTTATTGCCGGATCCCATTGAAACGCTGAAAGCCGCAGAAGCCCTGGTGAAGCAGGGATTCGTGGTGCTGCCTTACTGCGGTGCCGATCCGGTACTGTGCAAACGCCTGGAAGAAGCCGGCTGCGCGGCCGTGATGCCGCTCGGCGCGCCTATCGGTTCAAACCAGGGCCTGCAAACCCGCGCCCTGCTGGAGATAATCATTGAGCAATCTCGAGTGCCGGTGGTGGTAGATGCCGGGATCGGCGCGCCAAGCCATGCAGCCGAAGCGTTGGAAATGGGCACCTCGGCCGTGCTGGTGAATACCGCAATAGCCGTCGCCCGTGACCCGGTGCAAATGGCTCAGGCTTTCCGCCTGGCCGTCGAAGCCGGGCACCTTGCAGCGCAGTCCGGGTTAGGCTCACGCCACCAGCAGGCACAGGCTTCCAGCCCGCTAACCAGCTTCCTGCAGTTTAGCGAGGAGAATGCCTGATGGCAGAAACCTTTACCGACCGCTGGCGGCAGCTGGACTGGGACGATATCACTCTGAGCATTAACGCTAAGACGGCGGCAGACGTCGAACGAGCGATTAACTCACCTCGCCTGACACGAGAAGGTTTGATGGCTTTGCTCTCGCCCGCCGCCGGCCTTTATCTGGAGTCTCTGGCTCAGCGAGCGCAGCAGCTTACGCGCCAGCGTTTCGGCAACACCGTGAGCTTTTACGTGCCGCTTTATCTCTCCAACCTGTGCGCCAACGACTGCACTTACTGCGGCTTTTCCATGAGCAACAAGTTGAAACGCAAAACGCTGGATGAAGCAGAGATTGAGCGTGAATGCGCGGCTATCCGGGCGCTAGGCTTTGAACACCTTTTGCTGGTCACCGGCGAACATCAGACCAAAGTCGGCATGGACTATTTCCGCCAGCATCTGCCGGCCATCCGCCGTCGCTTTAGCTCGCTGCAGATGGAAGTTCAGCCGCTGGACGAGCATGAGTATGCGGAGCTAAAAACGCTCGGACTCGACGGCGTGATGGTTTATCAGGAAACCTATCATCCGGCGACCTACGCGGAGCATCATCTGAAAGGCAACAAACAGGACTTTTTCTGGCGGCTGGAAACACCCGACAGGCTTGGGCGCGCAGGCATAGATAAAATTGGGCTGGGCGCGCTGATTGGCCTGTCGAACAGCTGGCGCACCGACTGCTTCATGGTGGCTGAACACCTGCTTTGGCTACAGCAGCACTACTGGCAAAGTCGCTATTCCATCTCCTTCCCTCGCCTGCGTCCGTGCACCGGCGGCGTGGAACCCGCCTCTATCATGACCGAACAGCAGCTGGTGCAGGTAATCTGCGCGTTTCGTCTGCTTGCGCCGGACGTGGAACTGTCGCTTTCAACTCGAGAATCGCCGTGGTTCCGCGACCACGTGATCCCACTGGCGATTAATAACGTCAGCGCATTTTCAAAAACTCAGCCGGGCGGCTATGCCGATAATCACCCCGAACTGGAACAGTTTGCGCCGCACGATGGCAGAACACCGCAGGAAGTTGCCGCCGTGCTTCGCAACTCGGGTTTACAGCCGGTCTGGAAGGACTGGGATCACTTTTTGGGAAGGAGTGCGCGAACCTGATGTAACACGCCGCAAGGAAAACGATAACTTACGCTATTCACCGTAAAAACGCCGCCAGGGCATTGTTGTTGCCCCGACGATGAAAGAGTGTCCCTCCGGTCAGCAAGATACCTGACCGGAGCGGCAACAGACATCTCTTCATACCCCTCCGCCTTCACAATTCTTGTCTTGATTCTTCGAGAAAAAGCAAAAATGTAACCGGTTTCAGTTTTCTGCGATTTCTTTTGTGATACCTGACACACAATCGGGTTAAAGCGGTTGTTGCCGCCCCTCCTGACGGATAAATATCTCTGTATCCTTCGGACATTGAGAGCGAACTATGAAAAATATCGTGTTGTGTTGTGCTGCCGGTATGTCGACCAGCATCCTGGTTCAACGTATGGTTGATGCCGCACAAAAGAAAGGCATCGAGGTCTCAATCAAGGCTGTGCCTGTTGCAGAGTTTAAAGAGAATATCGAACGCGCCGACATCGTTCTGCTCGGTCCGCAGGTGAAATACGAGCAGGCCAAACTTCAGGCCCTTGCCGATCCTCTGGGTAAAAAAGTCGTCGTTATCGACATGATGGATTACGGCCTGATGAAAGGCGACGTGGTGCTTGATAAAGCCCTGAAAATGATGGAGTAAGATGTGGAAGATTTAGAATCGATTATTATGGAACTGCTGGTCAATGCCGGCAGCGCACGTAGCCAGGCCCTGACTGCTTTGCAGCTGGCACGTAAAGGTGACTTTGAGGCTGCCGAGAAGGCAATGGAAGAATCACACGAATTCGTTAAACACGCACATAAAATCCAGACCCAGCTGATTGGCCTGGATGAAGGCTCCGGCAAGCTGCCGGTCAACCTGATTACCGTACACTCTCAGGATCACCTGATGAACGCGATGGTTATTCAGGATCTGGCGACCGATATGATTGAGCTTTACCGCCGCCTGCCGTTGGTGAAATAGTCGCTTTTAATGACAGGCGCCTCCGGGGCGCCTGTTGTCTGTTATAAAAAACCGTATAACCCGGCAAGTATCCAGCCAAAAACACACGAAATACTCACGCCGATTAATCCAGGCAGAATAAAACTATGGTTTATTACAAAACGACCGATGTGCGTGGTGCCTGACCGATCAAATTGAATAGCCGCGAGGTCACTTGGGTAAGTTGGCAGAATATAGTAGCCGTAACACGCCGGAGCAGAGGCAATGATATACGCAGGGTCGACGCCGATCGCCAGAGCAACGGGGACTATCGCCGCCAGCGCCGCGGCCTGAGAATTGACAAACTTAGAAACCAGCAGCAGAACGATAGCATATGCCCATGGGTACTCTTTCACCATCTCCCCTAGTACGCTTTTAATCTCCGACATGTGTGCACCAAACATGGTTTCCGCCATCCATGCAATGCCATAGACCGCGACAATGGCTATCATCCCGGAGCGAAATACCTCATTTTTGGAGATTGAAGCAGGATTCGTTTTGGTGATGATGATGATCAGTGCGCCCGAAAGCAGCATAAACATCTGAATAACCAGCACCATCGAGAGTGGTTTACCCTCAAACATCGGTCGGAGCTCTGAAAAAGCGCCTAACAGAGCAACCACCGCGATAGATGCAAGAAAAATCCACATCGCAATCCAGTTGGCCATTGGCAACTTTTTATGCAGTAAAGTCGCCGTGTCGCCGTAAACATAGTGATGGTTTTCTGGAACAGAGATAAAGGCCTGGAATGTCTCGTCTTTATCTAAATCCTTACCGCGAAACCAGCTGAAAATGCCGATGGCCAGAATGCCCAATAGTGTTGACGGAATAGTAATGGCAAGAAGGTCAAGGAACTCCAGATGCCTGCCGTTAAACGTAACGTTGCCAAGCATGGCGACCAGCGATACAACCGCGACGGAGACCGGGCTGGCAATAATCCCCATCTGGGCACCGATAGAGCTTGCCGCCATAGGTCTCTCAGGTCGGATATTATTCTTAATGGCGACATCATAAATAATCGGCAGAATTGTGTAGACCACGTGTCCAGTGCCACAAAGTATCGTCAAGATGCAGGTAACAAAGGGGGCGACGATGGAAACATACTTCGGATTGCGTCGCAGCAACTTTTCGGCAATCTGCAGCATCACATCTAAACCACCGGAAGCTTGCAGCGTTGACGAGGCGGCAACCACGGCAATAATGACAAGCATTACATCAATGGGAGGTTTTCCCGGTTTAAGGTGAAAAACAAACACCAGGATAACCAGACCAATTCCCCCTAGCAACCCCAGTGCAATACCACCTTTTTTAGCGCCGTAGAACAGGCAAATTAAAATAATAATAAGTTGTAGAGCAAATTCCATGTAACCCCCAGAAGCTATCCGTTAAATAAGATCCATATCCGCATAAGTAACTTTATTGCCACCATGGCCGCCCGTTTTACAGGCAAAACAATCCCCTCGGCGATAATGACCCGAAATGTGATATGCCCACTTATCAATCAATAAGTTAGATTTTTGACTATATCGATTTTGGATTGTTTATTTTTTGATACATGTAGAAATTTCATTCATCCCTAACGGCAGGAAAAAGGAAAAATGGTTGATGGGAATCAAAGGTTAATTAATTGATGAGCAATGTGGAATATAATGTTAATGGCATGAGTTATGATTTGGAATAAATGTCATAAGCTGGTGTTAACAACGTTGAAGGCGATTAATTCCAGGTTATTCAGTCGCCATGGTACAGAGCAAAAGACCTGTTTCAGGCATAAAAAAACCCGCCGAAGCGGGTTTTTTATTTCAGGCGTATCGAGCGATTACTCGTCGTTACCGCCCAGGCCTGCGTTCAACAGCTCTGCCAGGCTGGCAGTAGCGTCTTCAGCAGTCACCTGAGGTGCCGCAGGGACTTCACCCGCTGCACGGCGACGCATACGATCCTGGTGGTACGCATAACCGGTACCGGCCGGGATCAGACGACCCACGATAACGTTCTCTTTCAGGCCGCGCAGTTCGTCGCGTTTGCCCGCAACGGCTGCTTCGGTAAGCACACGAGTTGTCTCCTGGAACGATGCCGCGGAGATGAAGGACTCGGTTGCCAGAGAGGCTTTGGTGATACCCAGCAGATCGCGTGCAAAGGACACGTTAATCTTACCGTTCGCTTCCAGTTCGCGGTTAGCGATCTTGATGCGGGAGTATTCAGCCTGCTCGCCTTCCAGGAAGTCGGAGCTGCCAGCGTTAACAATAGTCGCTTTACGCAGCATCTGACGCACGATAACTTCGATGTGTTTATCGTTAATCTTAACGCCTTGCAGACGATAAACGTCCTGCACTTCGTTGGTGATGTAACGAGTAACAGCATAGACGCCACGTAAACGCAAGATGTCGTGCGGAGACTCTGGACCATCGGAAACCACGTCACCACGTTCTACGCGTTCACCTTCGAACACGTTCAGCTGGCGCCATTTCGGAATCATCTCTTCGTAAGCATCGCTGCCGTCGATTGGGGAGATAACCAGGCGGCGTTTGCCTTTGGTTTCTTTACCAAACGAGATAATACCGCTGATTTCAGCCAGGATCGCAGGCTCTTTCGGACGACGTGCTTCGAACAAGTCGGCAACACGCGGCAGACCACCGGTAATATCCTTGGTACCGCTGGATTCCTGTGGAATACGCGCCAGGGCGTCACCAGAGTGAATCTGAGTACCATCTTCCAGCTGGACAATCGCTTTACCCGGCAGGAAGTACTGAGCCGGCATATCGGTGCCAGGGATCAGAACGTCATTGCCTTTAGCATCAACGATTTTCAGCGCTGGACGCAGGTCTTTACCACCAGCAGTACGCTCGGCAGAGTCCAGAACGACCAGAGAAGACAGACCGGTCAACTCGTCGGTCTGACGAGTAATGGTCTGGCCGTCGATCATATCGGTAAAGCGGATGAAACCACTAACTTCCGAGACAACCGGCATGGTGTGCGGATCCCAGTTTGCTACGGTTTCACCGCCGGCAACCTGCTCGCCATCACCTTTAGCCATCACAGCACCGTAAGGTACTTTATAGCTCTCTTTGGTACGACCGAATTCGTCTATCAGTTTCAGCTCGGTGTTACGGGAAGTGACTACCAGCTTGCCGGTAGAGTTCACAACCGACTTCGCGTTGCTGAGCTTGATGCTACCTTTGTTCTTAACCTGAATGCTGGATTCAGCAGCAGAACGGGATGCAGCACCACCGATGTGGAACGTACGCATCGTCAGCTGTGTACCAGGTTCACCGATGGACTGTGCCGCGATAACCCCGATAGCTTCACCTTTGTTGATGATGTGGCCACGTGCCAGGTCGCGACCGTAGCAGTGAGCACATACGCCAAAGTCAGTTTCGCAACCTACTACGGAACGTACTTTCACGCTGTCAACAGAGTTAGCTTCCAGCAGGTCACACCACTGCTCGTGCAGCAGCGTGTTGCGTGGAACCAGGATATCAGCAGTGCCCGGCTTCAGAATGTCTTCAGCGGTAACACGGCCCAATACGCGGTCACGCAGCGGCTCTTTAACGTCGCCACCTTCGATAACCGGCGTCATGGTGATGCCTTCCAGGGTGCCACAGTCGTCTTCAGTAACGACCAGATCCTGGGCAACGTCAACCAGACGACGAGTCAGGTAACCGGAGTTCGCTGTTTTCAGTGCGGTATCCGCCAGACCTTTACGAGCACCGTGAGTGGAGATGAAGTACTGGAGTACGTTCAGACCTTCACGGAAGTTCGCGGTGATTGGCGTTTCGATGATGGAGCCATCTGGCTTAGCCATCAGACCACGCATACCGGCCAGCTGACGAATCTGTGCTGCAGAACCACGCGCACCGGAGTCGGCCATCATGTAGATGCTGTTGAAGGAAACCTGCTGCTCTTCGACGCCGTCACGGTTAATCACGGTTTCGGTTTGCAGGTTGTCCATCATCGCTTTGGATACACGATCGTTCGCCGCAGCCCAGATATCGATAACTTTGTTATAGCGTTCGCCAGCGGTTACCAGACCAGACTGGAACTGCTCCTGGATCTCAGCAACTTCAGCTTCCGCTTCAGAGATGATCTCGTATTTTTTCTCCGGGATGACCATGTCATCAATACCAACGGATGCACCTGAACGCGCTGCATAAGCAAAGCCGGTGTACATCGTCTGGTCCGCAAAAATAACGGTCGGTTTCAGGCCCAGAATACGGTAACAGGTGTTCAGCATCTTGGAGATTGCCTTTTTACCCAGCGCCTGGTTGACGATGGAGAAAGGCAGGCCTTTCGGTACGATCATCCACAGAATCGAACGACCAATAGTCGTGTCGATCAGGCTGGTTTTCGCAACGAATGCGCCCTGAGCATCTTTTTCGTATTCGGTGATACGCACTTTAACGCGCGCATGCAGAGAGGCCAGGCCAGCGCGGTAAATACGCTCAGCTTCTTTAGGGCCAGTCAGCACCATGCCTTCGCCTTTGGCGTTAACACAGTCACGGGTCATGTAGTACAGACCCAATACAACGTCCTGAGAAGGAACGATGATTGGCTCGCCGTTCGCTGGGGACAGGATGTTGTTGGTAGACATCATCAGCGCACGCGCTTCCAGCTGAGCTTCAAGCGTCAGCGGAACGTGTACTGCCATCTGGTCACCATCGAAGTCGGCGTTATAGGCCGCACAAACCAGCGGGTGCAGCTGGATAGCTTTACCTTCGATCAGAACAGGTTCAAATGCCTGGATACCCAAACGGTGCAGGGTTGGTGCACGGTTCAGCAGTACCGGGTGTTCGCGGATAACTTCGTCCAGGATATCCCAAACGACAGCTTCTTCACGCTCAACCATTTTCTTAGCAGCTTTGATGGTGGTCGCGAGGCCACGCAGTTCCAGCTTGCCGTAGATGAACGGTTTGAACAGCTCCAGTGCCATTTTCTTCGGCAGACCGCACTGATGCAGACGCAGGTATGGACCTACGGTGATAACAGAACGACCGGAGTAGTCAACACGTTTACCCAACAGGTTCTGACGGAAACGACCCTGCTTACCTTTGATCATGTCGGCCAAAGATTTCAGAGGACGTTTGTTAGAGCCGGTGATGGCACGACCGCGACGGCCGTTATCCAGCAGGGCATCTACCGCTTCCTGCAGCATACGTTTTTCGTTACGTACGATGATGTCTGGCGCAGCCAGATCAAGCAGACGCTTCAGACGGTTGTTACGGTTGATAACGCGACGGTACAGATCGTTCAGATCTGAGGTTGCGAAACGACCACCATCCAGCGGTACCAGCGGGCGCAGATCTGGCGGCAGAACCGGCAGAACGGTCAGGATCATCCACTCTGGTTTGTTACCAGACTGAACGAACGCTTCCAGCAGCTTGATACGCTTGGTCAGCTTTTTACGTTTGGTTTCGGAGTTGGTTTCGTTCAGCTCTTCGCGCAGAGTTTCACACTCTTGCTCCAGATCCATGCTCTTCAGCAGGGCCTGAATAGCTTCCGCACCCATCTTCGCGTCGAATTCGTCACCGAACTCTTCCAGCGCATCCAGATACTGCTCTTCAGTCAGGATCTGACGACGCTCGAGGTTGGTCATCCCGCCTTCGATAACAACATAAGATTCGAAGTACAGTACGCGCTCGATATCACGCAGCGGCATATCCAGCAGCAGGCCGATACGAGATGGCAGAGACTTCAGGAACCAAATGTGGGCAGTTGGAGAAGCCAGTTCGATGTGACCCATACGCTCACGACGAACTTTAGTCTGGGTAACTTCTACGCCACACTTCTCACAAATCACACCACGGTGTTTCAGGCGCTTGTACTTACCGCACAGGCACTCGTAGTCTTTCACTGGCCCAAAAATACGGGCGCAGAACAGACCGTCACGCTCAGGTTTGAACGTACGGTAGTTGATGGTTTCCGGCTTTTTAACTTCACCGAAAGACCATGAACGGATCATGTCTGGCGAGGCCAGAGCAATTTTGATCGCATCAAACTCTTCGGTTTTAGTTTGCGCTTTCAGAAACTTTAATAAGTCTTTCACGGATTTGCTCCCGTCGGAGTTAGCACTCTGTGATGCCCGACGTTAGCCGGGCACCCTGGACCTTTTGAGCAACGATTACTCGTCTTCCAGCTCGATGTTGATACCCAGCGAACGGATCTCTTTCAACAGTACGTTGAAGGATTCCGGCATGCCCGGTTCCATCTGATGGTTGCCATCCACGATGTTCTTATACATCTTGGTACGGCCATTCACGTCATCAGACTTAACGGTCAGCATTTCCTGCAGGGTATAGGCAGCGCCATATGCTTCCAGCGCCCACACTTCCATCTCACCGAAGCGCTGACCACCGAACTGAGCCTTACCACCCAGCGGCTGCTGAGTAACCAGGCTGTAAGAACCGGTAGAACGCGCGTGCATCTTGTCATCAACCAGGTGGTTCAGTTTCAGCATGTACATGTAACCTACGGTTACCTGACGCTCAAACTGCTCACCGGTGCGGCCGTCGAACAGGGTAATCTGGCCAGAAGATGGCAGACCGCCCAGTTGCAGCAGCTCTTTGATTTCCGACTCTTTTGCACCGTCGAATACCGGAGTAGCAATCGGCATACCTTTTTTCAGGTTTTCAGCCAGGCGCAGAACTTCATCGTCGGTGAAGGTGTTCAGATCTACCTTCTGACGAACGTCTGTACCCAGGTCATACGCTTTCTGGATGAATTCGCGCAGTTTGGCGACTTCCTGCTGCTGTTTCAGCATGGCGTTGATCTTCTCGCCGATACCTTTCGCAGCCATACCCAGGTGGGTTTCCAGAATCTGACCGATGTTCATACGAGATGGTACGCCCAGCGGGTTCAGTACGATGTCTACCGGCGTGCCGTTTTCATCGTATGGCATATCTTCGATCGGGTTGATCTTGGAGATAACACCTTTGTTCCCGTGACGACCTGCCATCTTGTCACCAGGCTGGATCTGACGTTTAACGGCCAGATACACTTTCACGATTTTCAGCACGCCAGGTGCCAGGTCATCGCCCTGAGTGATTTTGCGGCGCTTAGCTTCGAGTTTCTTCTCAAACTCGTGCTTCAGCTC from Cedecea neteri encodes:
- the thiS gene encoding sulfur carrier protein ThiS, encoding MRIQFNDEPLECTEGMTLATLLAQLEQGKAGAALAVNQTIIPREQWSNYLLREGDTILLFQAIAGG
- the thiG gene encoding thiazole synthase, with amino-acid sequence MLQIADKTFSSRLFTGTGKFSSSQVMIDAIRTSGSQLVTMAMKRVDLRGHNDDILLPLKQAGVHLLPNTSGAKTAEEAIFAAQLAREALGTNWVKLEIHPDVRYLLPDPIETLKAAEALVKQGFVVLPYCGADPVLCKRLEEAGCAAVMPLGAPIGSNQGLQTRALLEIIIEQSRVPVVVDAGIGAPSHAAEALEMGTSAVLVNTAIAVARDPVQMAQAFRLAVEAGHLAAQSGLGSRHQQAQASSPLTSFLQFSEENA
- the thiH gene encoding 2-iminoacetate synthase ThiH, with translation MAETFTDRWRQLDWDDITLSINAKTAADVERAINSPRLTREGLMALLSPAAGLYLESLAQRAQQLTRQRFGNTVSFYVPLYLSNLCANDCTYCGFSMSNKLKRKTLDEAEIERECAAIRALGFEHLLLVTGEHQTKVGMDYFRQHLPAIRRRFSSLQMEVQPLDEHEYAELKTLGLDGVMVYQETYHPATYAEHHLKGNKQDFFWRLETPDRLGRAGIDKIGLGALIGLSNSWRTDCFMVAEHLLWLQQHYWQSRYSISFPRLRPCTGGVEPASIMTEQQLVQVICAFRLLAPDVELSLSTRESPWFRDHVIPLAINNVSAFSKTQPGGYADNHPELEQFAPHDGRTPQEVAAVLRNSGLQPVWKDWDHFLGRSART
- a CDS encoding PTS sugar transporter subunit IIB yields the protein MKNIVLCCAAGMSTSILVQRMVDAAQKKGIEVSIKAVPVAEFKENIERADIVLLGPQVKYEQAKLQALADPLGKKVVVIDMMDYGLMKGDVVLDKALKMME
- a CDS encoding PTS lactose/cellobiose transporter subunit IIA, producing MEDLESIIMELLVNAGSARSQALTALQLARKGDFEAAEKAMEESHEFVKHAHKIQTQLIGLDEGSGKLPVNLITVHSQDHLMNAMVIQDLATDMIELYRRLPLVK
- a CDS encoding anaerobic C4-dicarboxylate transporter, with the protein product MEFALQLIIILICLFYGAKKGGIALGLLGGIGLVILVFVFHLKPGKPPIDVMLVIIAVVAASSTLQASGGLDVMLQIAEKLLRRNPKYVSIVAPFVTCILTILCGTGHVVYTILPIIYDVAIKNNIRPERPMAASSIGAQMGIIASPVSVAVVSLVAMLGNVTFNGRHLEFLDLLAITIPSTLLGILAIGIFSWFRGKDLDKDETFQAFISVPENHHYVYGDTATLLHKKLPMANWIAMWIFLASIAVVALLGAFSELRPMFEGKPLSMVLVIQMFMLLSGALIIIITKTNPASISKNEVFRSGMIAIVAVYGIAWMAETMFGAHMSEIKSVLGEMVKEYPWAYAIVLLLVSKFVNSQAAALAAIVPVALAIGVDPAYIIASAPACYGYYILPTYPSDLAAIQFDRSGTTHIGRFVINHSFILPGLIGVSISCVFGWILAGLYGFL
- the rpoC gene encoding DNA-directed RNA polymerase subunit beta' translates to MKDLLKFLKAQTKTEEFDAIKIALASPDMIRSWSFGEVKKPETINYRTFKPERDGLFCARIFGPVKDYECLCGKYKRLKHRGVICEKCGVEVTQTKVRRERMGHIELASPTAHIWFLKSLPSRIGLLLDMPLRDIERVLYFESYVVIEGGMTNLERRQILTEEQYLDALEEFGDEFDAKMGAEAIQALLKSMDLEQECETLREELNETNSETKRKKLTKRIKLLEAFVQSGNKPEWMILTVLPVLPPDLRPLVPLDGGRFATSDLNDLYRRVINRNNRLKRLLDLAAPDIIVRNEKRMLQEAVDALLDNGRRGRAITGSNKRPLKSLADMIKGKQGRFRQNLLGKRVDYSGRSVITVGPYLRLHQCGLPKKMALELFKPFIYGKLELRGLATTIKAAKKMVEREEAVVWDILDEVIREHPVLLNRAPTLHRLGIQAFEPVLIEGKAIQLHPLVCAAYNADFDGDQMAVHVPLTLEAQLEARALMMSTNNILSPANGEPIIVPSQDVVLGLYYMTRDCVNAKGEGMVLTGPKEAERIYRAGLASLHARVKVRITEYEKDAQGAFVAKTSLIDTTIGRSILWMIVPKGLPFSIVNQALGKKAISKMLNTCYRILGLKPTVIFADQTMYTGFAYAARSGASVGIDDMVIPEKKYEIISEAEAEVAEIQEQFQSGLVTAGERYNKVIDIWAAANDRVSKAMMDNLQTETVINRDGVEEQQVSFNSIYMMADSGARGSAAQIRQLAGMRGLMAKPDGSIIETPITANFREGLNVLQYFISTHGARKGLADTALKTANSGYLTRRLVDVAQDLVVTEDDCGTLEGITMTPVIEGGDVKEPLRDRVLGRVTAEDILKPGTADILVPRNTLLHEQWCDLLEANSVDSVKVRSVVGCETDFGVCAHCYGRDLARGHIINKGEAIGVIAAQSIGEPGTQLTMRTFHIGGAASRSAAESSIQVKNKGSIKLSNAKSVVNSTGKLVVTSRNTELKLIDEFGRTKESYKVPYGAVMAKGDGEQVAGGETVANWDPHTMPVVSEVSGFIRFTDMIDGQTITRQTDELTGLSSLVVLDSAERTAGGKDLRPALKIVDAKGNDVLIPGTDMPAQYFLPGKAIVQLEDGTQIHSGDALARIPQESSGTKDITGGLPRVADLFEARRPKEPAILAEISGIISFGKETKGKRRLVISPIDGSDAYEEMIPKWRQLNVFEGERVERGDVVSDGPESPHDILRLRGVYAVTRYITNEVQDVYRLQGVKINDKHIEVIVRQMLRKATIVNAGSSDFLEGEQAEYSRIKIANRELEANGKINVSFARDLLGITKASLATESFISAASFQETTRVLTEAAVAGKRDELRGLKENVIVGRLIPAGTGYAYHQDRMRRRAAGEVPAAPQVTAEDATASLAELLNAGLGGNDE